In Sander vitreus isolate 19-12246 chromosome 12, sanVit1, whole genome shotgun sequence, the following proteins share a genomic window:
- the urod gene encoding uroporphyrinogen decarboxylase translates to MVVQDGRALERRSVAAERVVQTGLNDSWSCRSQLTSVARDRGALSACHLFIPADMSKDGLILPNDFPQLQNDTFLRAARGEETEHVPVWCMRQAGRYLPEFRESRAGKDFFDTCRSPEACCELTLQPLRRFPFDAAIIFSDILVIPQAMGMDVQMVAGKGPTFPDPLKEPEDLQRLQAKVDVDKELGYVFKAITLTRHKIEGKVPLIGFTGAPWTLMSYMIEGGGSRTFSKAKRWLYRHPEASHMLLRMLTDVIVEYLLGQVAAGAQALQVFESHAGILGPVEFQEFSLPYLRDIARCVKDKLKEAGKDIPMIVFAKDAHYGLEDLSQSHYEVVGLDWTIDPRSARERTGGKVSLQGNMDPCAFYAPKERISDIVKKMLEGFGTRGYIANLGHGLYPDMDPESVGAFVEAVHQHSKQMIKQK, encoded by the exons ATGGTCGTTCAAGATGGCCGCGCCCTGGAGCGACGTAGTGTAGCAGCAGAAAGAGTTGTGCAAACAGGCTTAAATGACAGTTGGAGCTGCAGGTCGCAACTGACATCTGTagcgagagacagaggagcGCTGTCAGCCTGTCACCTCTTCATTCCCGCCGACATGAGCAAGGACGGTTTAATCCT CCCCAATGACTTCCCCCAGCTCCAGAACGATACTTTCCTGCGAGCAGCACgaggagaagaaactgaacATGTCCCTGTCTGGTGTATGAGACAGGCTGGAAGATATCTCCCAG AGTTTCGTGAGTCCAGAGCGGGGAAGGACTTCTTTGACACATGTCGGTCACCAGAGGCCTGCTGTGAGCTCACTCTACAG CCTTTGAGGCGTTTTCCCTTCGACGCTGCCATCATCTTCTCTGACATCCTGGTTATCCCAcag GCCATGGGTATGGATGTCCAGATGGTGGCAGGTAAAGGTCCTACATTCCCGGACCCCCTGAAGGAGCCAGAAGATCTGCAGCGTCTGCAGGCCAAAGTGGACGTTGACAAAGAGCTGGGCTACGTCTTCAAAGCCATCACACTGACCAGACACAAGATAGAGGGCAAAGTGCCGCTCATAGGATTCACTGGAGCTCCG TGGACCCTCATGTCCTACATGATTGAAGGCGGAGGTTCCAGGACCTTCTCTAAGGCGAAGCGCTGGCTCTACAGACACCCTGAGGCCAGCCACATGCTGCTGAGGATGCTGACCGATGTGATCGTGGAGTATCTGCTGGGACAGGTGGCAGCTGGAGCTCAG gcTCTGCAGGTGTTTGAGTCCCACGCCGGCATTCTGGGTCCGGTGGAGTTTCAAGAGTTCTCTCTGCCTTACCTTCGAGACATCGCTCGCTGCGTCAAAGATAAACTCAAGGAGGCAGGAAAGGACATTCCCATG ATTGTGTTTGCAAAGGATGCTCACTATGGTCTGGAGGATCTGTCTCAGTCTCATTATGAGGTGGTTGGGCTGGACTGGACCATTGACCCACGATCAGCacg ggaGCGCACAGGAGGGAAGGTCAGCCTGCAGGGAAACATGGACCCTTGTGCTTTCTACGCTCCAAAG GAGCGCATTTCAGACATCGTGAAGAAGATGTTGGAGGGTTTCGGCACGAGGGGCTACATCGCCAACCTCGGCCACGGCCTTTACCCCGACATGGACCCGGAGAGCGTGGGCGCCTTCGTCGAAGCTGTGCACCAACACTCTAAACAGATGATCAAACAAAAATAA
- the lyn gene encoding tyrosine-protein kinase Lyn, which produces MGCMKSTLSEGMSGGVEGKSSQQTVRTDHTHYVRDPTSNTKDNINNSLLPGQVFQKLEEQNAVCKIVISIYPYEAAHPDDLGFKKGEKMKILEEHGEWWKAKSLTTNKEGYIPCNYVAQADTMETEEWYFKDITRKDAERQLLAPANKPGSYLIRESETSKGSYSLSIRDMDAQGTDSVKHYKIRKLDNGGYYIAPKISFSNIGSMIKHYHNKADGLCRKLDRACVKPKAQKPWDKDAWEISKDSIKMVKKLGAGQFGEVWMAYYNNTTTVAVKTLKPGTMTVEAFMEEANVMKTLQHNRLVRLYAVVTKTPPIYIITEFMANGSLLDFLKSDAGCKLQLPKLIDFSAQIAEGMAYIEKKNYIHRDLRAANVLVSEGLICKIADFGLARVIEDDEYSAREGAKFPIKWTAPEAINYGSFTIKSDMWSFGVLLYEIITYGKIPYPGMTKGEVISSVQRGYRMPQPDSCPAELYEIMMSCWKNKPEDRPTFEYLQSVLDDFYTATEAQYQQQP; this is translated from the exons ATGGGCTGTATGAAGTCCACGCTGAGCGAAGGTATGAGCGGAGGAGTGGAGGGGAAGAGCAGCCAGCAGACTGTACGTACCGACCACACACACTATGTCAGAGACCCCACCTCCAATACAAAAGACAACATA AATAACTCCCTGTTACCTGGTCAGGTGTTCCAAAAGCTGGAAG AGCAAAATGCGGTTTGTAAAATTGTGATTAGCATTTACCCGTATGAAGCTGCGCATCCCGATGACTTAGGATTCAAGAAAGGAGAAAAGATGAAAATCTTAGAAGA ACATGGAGAATGGTGGAAAGCAAAGTCATTGACAACCAACAAAGAAGGATACATTCCATGCAATTATGTTGCCCAGGCTGACACCATGGAAACAGAAGA GTGGTATTTTAAGGACATCACAAGAAAGGATGCAGAAAGGCAGCTGTTGGCGCCAGCAAACAAACCAGGCTCTTATCTTATCAGGGAAAGTGAAACATCAAAAG GAAGTTACTCTTTGTCCATCAGAGACATGGATGCCCAGGGAACAGATTCAGTCAAACACTATAAAATCAGGAAGCTGGATAATGGCGGCTACTACATCGCTCCTAAAATCTCCTTCAGCAACATTGGCAGCATGATCAAACACTACCACA ACAAAGCGGATGGCCTGTGTCGTAAACTGGACCGTGCATGTGTGAAACCCAAAGCTCAGAAGCCGTGGGATAAAGATGCCTGGGAGATTTCCAAAGATTCTATTAAGATGGTGAAGAAACTCGGAGCAGGGCAGTTTGGAGAAGTCTGGATGG CTTACTACAACAACACAACCACAGTGGCGGTGAAGACGCTGAAGCCAGGCACCATGACAGTCGAAGCCTTCATGGAAGAAGCCAACGTCATGAAGACGCTGCAGCACAACAGGCTGGTGCGGCTCTACGCTGTTGTCACCAAGACACCACCCATCTATATCATCACTGAGTTTATGGCAAATG GGAGCCTACTAGACTTCTTAAAGAGCGATGCAGGATGCAAACTGCAACTACCCAAGCTCATCGATTTCTCAGCGCAG ATAGCAGAGGGCATGGCGTACATAGAGAAGAAGAATTACATACACAGAGACCTGAGAGCAGCTAATGTCCTGGTGTCAGAGGGCCTAATCTGTAAAATAGCTGACTTTGGCCTGGCAAGAGTCATAGAGGATGACGAATACTCTGCCAGAGAGG GAGCCAAATTCCCCATTAAGTGGACCGCTCCAGAGGCCATAAACTACGGCTCCTTCACGATCAAGTCAGACATGTGGTCCTTTGGAGTTCTGCTTTATGAGATTATAACCTACGGGAAAATCCCTTACCCAG GTATGACTAAAGGAGAGGTGATATCCTCAGTGCAGCGTGGCTACCGGATGCCTCAGCCCGACAGCTGTCCCGCTGAGCTCTACGAGATCATGATGTCCTGCTGGAAGAACAAACCTGAAGACAGGCCCACCTTTGAGTACTTGCAGAGTGTCCTGGATGACTTCTACACCGCCACAGAGGCACAATACCAGCAACAACCATAA